The genomic interval GAAGTTTTAAATCCTGAACATGCACGTTGTGGTTGATTTCCAGGGCTGTGACGTCGATGACGATTTTTTCCGGTATGGACATGGGCAGACCGACAACTTCAAGTTCATCCCGGAAAATTTCAAGGATGCCTCCAAGTACAACCCCTTTAGGTTTACCGGTTACCTCTACAGGGATGTAGACGTTTATCTTTTTGGTCAGGTCGACACCAAAAAAGTCAACGTGGGTGATTGCCCCTTTAACCGGATGGAACTGGATGTCACGGATAATGGCCGGATGTTGCTGTACTTCCCCGTCCTGGGTAATTTCCAATTGAAAGACTTGCGAGAGACCGACTTTGTTAAATAACTTTTGCAACGGGGTGCGTTCCGCGGAAAAAAGAAGGTTTGCTCCTTGGGCATTGTAAAATACGCCTGGAATGGAGGCCTTTTCGCGGAGCCTGCGGCACTGACCCGTGCCGGTTTCAGTGCGGGAATGGACGCTGAGGGTTGATTGGTTGGACATGCCTGTATCTCCTTAAAGGGGCAAATTAATTTAGACAAAGAGTACACTGACCGATGACTCGGTGTGGATGTTGTGGACGGCTTTGGCCAGCAGACTGGCGACCGATAATGACTTGATTTTGGTGCAGGCCTGCGCGTTGTTTTTTAACGGTATCGTATCTGTGACAAAAACATGGTTGAACGCGGAATCCTGCAAGCGCTCGACGGCAGGTCCGGAAAGAACGCCGTGGGTGGCACAGGCCACGACATTTTTAGCGCCTTTTTCCATAAGTACCTTGGCTGCCTGGACCATGGTTCCTGCTGTGTCGATCATATCATCAAGAACCACGGCCACTTTATTTTCCACATCACCAATAACGTTCATGGCCTCGGCCTGGTTGGGGCAGAGTCTGCGCTTATCGATGATGGCCAGTGATGCGCAAAGCCTTTTGGCGTAGGCACGAGCTCGTTCCGTGCCGCCGGCATCTGGTGAGACAATGACCAATTCGTCGGGGACATCGGTCAACTTTTTGATGTGTTCCAAAAGTACCGGAGCAGCATAAAGATTGTCCACCGGGATGTTGAAAAAACCCTGGATTTGCCCGGCGTGCAGGTCAATGGTCAGCAGGCGGTGCACACCAGCAATGGTCAGGAAATCAGCAACGAGTTTGGCACTGATGGGTGCACGGGGAAGTACCTTGCGGTCTTGGCGCGCGTAGCCGTAATAGGGAATCACGGCCGTGACCCGCTTGGCGCTGGCCCGCTTCAGGGCGTCCAATACAAGGCACAGTTCCATCAAATTGTAATTGACTGGAGCGCAGGTGGGCTGCACAACAAAGACATCGTCCCCGCGGACATTGTCGCCAATTTCCACGCGGATTTCCCCGTCGCTGAACGTCTCGACAAGGCAGGGTGTCAATCTGGTGCCCAGATGGTCACAGATGGCCTTGGCGAGAGGAGGGTTCGCGGAACCGGAGAGGATTTTTAATTCACCATGGAGGGCCATGCAACGATTCCTTTCGTGAGTGGCTGGGGTGGGAGGATTCGAACCTCCGAATGCGGATTCCAAAGACCCGTGCCTTACCGCTTGGCGACACCCCAGTGATCAACTTTCCGAAATGCGAGGGTTGAGAGGGAAAACATGCGTCGGGATGTCCCGCTCTCGAAGCCGTCTCACCGCTTGTTCCGCTTGGAAAGGCTCCCGGAATACGGCAAATTGGCTTGCTCCGCTCCCGCTCATGACGGCCCCAGCCGCCCCGGATGCAAGGAGTATTTCCTTCACGGACCGCAACTGAGGATGCCTGGCAAAGACCGGCACCTCAAAGCTGTTGTAAAAGACAAAATTTGACAAAGCAGACACCATATCCAGAGCATCTTCAGGTGTCAAGGGCGAGTAAGGGCTTGTCTTGGCCAAATAGATCTCGTCCCAGGCGTTATATGCCCAGGCCGTGGCGACGTGAAGATGGGGGCAGGCCAAAACCATGGTCATGTCGTGTAAGGGAAAGTGGACCGGGGTCAGTTGGTCGCCTCGACCGGTGGCCCATGCAGGCCGGTTGAGCAGAAAAAAGGGAACGTCCGCTCCAAGGTCGCAAGCCAAGCGGTTGAGGTCAACGTCATTCAAGCAGGAGGCACCGGCTTGTTCATTCAGGTATTGCAGAAGAGCTGCCGCATCACTGCTTCCACCCCCAAGTCCAGCACCCATTGGGATATTTTTTTGCAACGAGATGGTGATGTCCGGGTAAAAACCTGTTGCGCATCCAAAGCGCTCGTAGCATTTGAAAAGAATATTCTGCTCAGGAGCAATTGTCTTTTCGGAGCAGAACAATTGGACACCTGTGCCCGGTGCGCTGCGAGTGATGGTGATTACGTCGTGTGGAGACGGCAAGGGCAGAAAAAGGGTTGCCAAGTCATGGTAACCATCGTCTCGTCGGCCGAGGATCCTGAGAAAAATATTGACTTTGCAACCAGCAACCAGTGTTGCCAATGGATAATTCAAATCATTCGTGCTCATGAATTGACTCATGGTAGCTGATCCACAGCAAAACGACAATAAAAAAGGCGGCACCGGAGTGCCACCTTTGGAGACCAATCAGAGTATCAGAGAGTTATTCCAGGGGAATGGTTCGGAAAATAGTCTGCGCCTGTCGGCGAATGAGCAGCATGATTACGCCTTTGTCTTCAGCGTCTTCCCGCAGAACCCGATGAAAGTCGTCAATGGAATTGACGGGCTGCTGGTTGGCCTCCATGACCACATCGCCGGCCCGCACGTCGGCGCGAGCGGCTTCGGACTCCGCCTCCACTGCCGTGACCAAAAGGCCTTGCGGGCGGGTCATGCCCATGGCCCTGGCTTCACGCTCATCGATCGGGCGCAAGGAGATGCCAAGGGATGTGCCCTGGTCATCAGCCCTGGGGGAGGGTGCGCCCCGTTGCGCCAAACGTTCCGGATCCCTGGTGCCCAAGGTGACAGTGAATGATTGCTTTTCACCTCGACGCATCACCTCAACCTGAACCGAATCTCCAGGAGTTTGTTGGGCCACAACCCGCAGCAAAGAGCCAGAATCTGACACCGATTCACCGTTGATGGCAACTACAACATCTCCGGAGCGTAATCCTGCTTGTTCGGCTGGTTCGCCTTGGATCACTTCAGCGATCAAGGCACCACGGGTGGTGGTCAACCCCAGGGCGCGAGCCGTGTTTTCATCCAAGTCCTGGATGGTCACTCCCAACCATCCACGCTGCACCATCTTGTTTTCCTGCAACTGGGCGATGATGCCCCGAGCCATATCGCTGGGAATGGCAAAGCCGATGCCTTGACCCGCGGCGACAATGGCCGTGTTGATCCCGATGACCCGCCCCTGCATGTCCAAAAGTGGGCCGCCGCTGTTGCCGGGATTGATGGACGCGTCGGTCTGGATGAAGTCATCGTAAGGACCGGAGCCGATAATCCGGCCTTTGGCGCTGACGATGCCGGCCGTCACCGTGTGGGCCAACCCAAAGGGATTGCCAATGGCCACAACCCACTGACCGACTCTAGCCTGACCGGAGTCACCGAACTCCAGCACAGGCAGGGGGCGATCCGCCTCGATCTTCAGCAAAGCCAAGTCCGTTTCAGGATCACGCCCCACGACCTCGGCCGTGTATGAATTGTCGCTATCCAGCAGGTTGACGGTAATCTCGGTTGCGTCACGGATCACATGGTTGTTGGTGACAATGAATCCATCGCTGGAAATGATAAATCCGGACCCGAGGGATTGGGTGCGTCTGGTGGGAGCCTGCTCACCAAAAAAACGTTCAAACTGCTCAAAAAAGTCATCAAAAGGCCCCCCCCGCCGTTGAAACGGGGAAAAGAAACGGCGCAGTTGCTCATCTCCGGCAACAACGCGCACCGTGCTGATGTTCACGACAGCGGGTGCGGCATTTTCAGCGAGGTCGGTGAACTCGGGGAGCTGGGCGCGAGTCGAAGTTGTGAACAAAAAGAGAAGAGAAAAAGCTAGCAATGTGTTCCGAAAAAAAAGCATAAACATGATCCTCCTGAAAAAAAGATTGCCGACA from Desulfonatronum thioautotrophicum carries:
- the ispE gene encoding 4-(cytidine 5'-diphospho)-2-C-methyl-D-erythritol kinase gives rise to the protein MSQFMSTNDLNYPLATLVAGCKVNIFLRILGRRDDGYHDLATLFLPLPSPHDVITITRSAPGTGVQLFCSEKTIAPEQNILFKCYERFGCATGFYPDITISLQKNIPMGAGLGGGSSDAAALLQYLNEQAGASCLNDVDLNRLACDLGADVPFFLLNRPAWATGRGDQLTPVHFPLHDMTMVLACPHLHVATAWAYNAWDEIYLAKTSPYSPLTPEDALDMVSALSNFVFYNSFEVPVFARHPQLRSVKEILLASGAAGAVMSGSGASQFAVFREPFQAEQAVRRLRERDIPTHVFPLNPRISES
- a CDS encoding ribose-phosphate pyrophosphokinase, translating into MALHGELKILSGSANPPLAKAICDHLGTRLTPCLVETFSDGEIRVEIGDNVRGDDVFVVQPTCAPVNYNLMELCLVLDALKRASAKRVTAVIPYYGYARQDRKVLPRAPISAKLVADFLTIAGVHRLLTIDLHAGQIQGFFNIPVDNLYAAPVLLEHIKKLTDVPDELVIVSPDAGGTERARAYAKRLCASLAIIDKRRLCPNQAEAMNVIGDVENKVAVVLDDMIDTAGTMVQAAKVLMEKGAKNVVACATHGVLSGPAVERLQDSAFNHVFVTDTIPLKNNAQACTKIKSLSVASLLAKAVHNIHTESSVSVLFV
- a CDS encoding DegQ family serine endoprotease; its protein translation is MLFFRNTLLAFSLLFLFTTSTRAQLPEFTDLAENAAPAVVNISTVRVVAGDEQLRRFFSPFQRRGGPFDDFFEQFERFFGEQAPTRRTQSLGSGFIISSDGFIVTNNHVIRDATEITVNLLDSDNSYTAEVVGRDPETDLALLKIEADRPLPVLEFGDSGQARVGQWVVAIGNPFGLAHTVTAGIVSAKGRIIGSGPYDDFIQTDASINPGNSGGPLLDMQGRVIGINTAIVAAGQGIGFAIPSDMARGIIAQLQENKMVQRGWLGVTIQDLDENTARALGLTTTRGALIAEVIQGEPAEQAGLRSGDVVVAINGESVSDSGSLLRVVAQQTPGDSVQVEVMRRGEKQSFTVTLGTRDPERLAQRGAPSPRADDQGTSLGISLRPIDEREARAMGMTRPQGLLVTAVEAESEAARADVRAGDVVMEANQQPVNSIDDFHRVLREDAEDKGVIMLLIRRQAQTIFRTIPLE
- a CDS encoding 50S ribosomal protein L25/general stress protein Ctc; this encodes MSNQSTLSVHSRTETGTGQCRRLREKASIPGVFYNAQGANLLFSAERTPLQKLFNKVGLSQVFQLEITQDGEVQQHPAIIRDIQFHPVKGAITHVDFFGVDLTKKINVYIPVEVTGKPKGVVLGGILEIFRDELEVVGLPMSIPEKIVIDVTALEINHNVHVQDLKLPESVEFVFDDNFAVVGVVSPSASDSESEEKEAEAAE